One part of the Thiothrix nivea DSM 5205 genome encodes these proteins:
- a CDS encoding DNA internalization-related competence protein ComEC/Rec2, with protein MRSFAVSFLVGTLVLWVLPRLPEMRVLFWGMVAMALGMLASMAVFRLPLCLRLPATLVSALLLGACYTIWTASGVKADWLPQAWEGQDVLLTGTVADVPERRADGLRFLLDVEQADRGDYHGRLRLAWYEDALPDIRAGDRWQLLVRGKRPNGFMNPGSFDYEQWLFSQRIGGSGYVRKSGQNQRVSHGLAFSPNAIRQRVQERIQTALGDSPETGLVQGLAVAYRSTISPQQWETLRKTGTSHLLAISGLHIGMVAGFGFLPVMLVWRLFPTLYTRMPVRVAGGIVGGVFACAYALLAGFTIPTQRALVMVLVLMLGLLWRRQIPFSITLALALLLVVLIDPLASLSAGFWLSFGAVSLLAWLGMRRHRQGKMAFLWVQLALSLGMLPLTAGFFGSVSLVSPLANLLAIPYVTVLVVPLILLGVLLTGILPGVAAWVWQAAALLLQGLMMGLDWLATFSLSSLYLPLVPLPWLLLALAGFTLLWLPRGMPGRWLGMALMLPLALFQPEKPEPGAFRLSVLDVGQGLASVVQTANHTLVFDTGPRVSDSFDSGELVVLPWLYGQGVRQLDTLVVSHADNDHSGGAKAILAAMPVAKVLVNAADVLTDHQTNLCLSGQSWHWDGVEFTMVHPSGNFPEQKENNRSCVLKIANQYHSVLLAADIERPAEQWLVKQDADLRADVLLLPHHGSKTSSSPAFIKTVSPQLGIVTSGYLNRFHHPHPSVVRRYEAYDVKLLDTVESGELRLDFPVTDAPWRLREWRKAQLHVWNRSLEK; from the coding sequence ATGCGCAGCTTTGCGGTAAGTTTTTTGGTCGGCACGCTGGTGCTGTGGGTGTTGCCGCGTCTGCCGGAAATGCGTGTGTTGTTTTGGGGTATGGTTGCCATGGCATTGGGTATGTTGGCAAGCATGGCTGTTTTCCGCCTGCCGTTGTGCTTGCGGTTGCCTGCCACCTTGGTGTCTGCCCTGTTGCTAGGCGCTTGCTATACCATCTGGACGGCCAGCGGGGTCAAGGCCGACTGGCTGCCGCAGGCATGGGAAGGGCAGGATGTGCTGTTGACCGGCACGGTGGCGGACGTGCCGGAACGCCGTGCTGATGGTTTACGTTTCCTGCTGGATGTGGAACAGGCCGACCGGGGCGACTATCACGGGCGTTTGCGGCTGGCGTGGTATGAGGATGCGTTGCCCGACATCCGCGCCGGTGACCGTTGGCAATTGCTGGTGCGCGGCAAACGCCCCAACGGCTTCATGAACCCCGGCAGTTTTGATTACGAACAGTGGCTGTTTAGCCAGCGGATTGGTGGCAGCGGTTATGTGCGCAAGTCAGGGCAAAACCAGCGGGTCAGCCATGGCTTGGCATTTTCCCCCAATGCCATCCGCCAGCGGGTACAGGAACGTATCCAGACAGCTCTGGGGGATTCGCCGGAAACAGGTCTGGTGCAGGGCTTGGCGGTTGCTTACCGCAGCACTATTTCCCCGCAGCAGTGGGAAACCTTGCGCAAGACCGGAACCAGCCATTTGCTGGCGATTTCCGGGTTGCACATTGGCATGGTGGCGGGCTTCGGTTTCTTGCCGGTGATGTTGGTGTGGCGCTTGTTTCCCACTCTGTATACGCGGATGCCGGTGAGGGTCGCGGGAGGCATTGTGGGTGGCGTGTTTGCCTGTGCTTATGCCTTGCTGGCGGGTTTCACCATTCCTACCCAGCGGGCGCTGGTGATGGTGTTGGTCTTGATGCTGGGGTTGCTGTGGCGGCGGCAGATACCGTTCAGCATTACGTTAGCGCTGGCCTTGTTGTTGGTGGTGCTGATTGACCCGCTGGCGAGTTTGTCTGCCGGTTTCTGGCTGTCGTTTGGCGCGGTCAGTTTGCTGGCATGGCTGGGGATGCGCCGCCATCGTCAGGGGAAAATGGCTTTCCTGTGGGTGCAACTGGCCTTGTCGTTGGGGATGTTGCCACTGACAGCCGGTTTTTTCGGCAGCGTATCGCTGGTTTCGCCCTTGGCCAATCTGTTGGCTATTCCTTACGTTACGGTATTGGTGGTTCCCCTGATTCTGCTGGGGGTGCTGTTGACGGGTATATTGCCGGGGGTGGCGGCATGGGTTTGGCAGGCTGCGGCCTTGTTGCTGCAAGGTTTGATGATGGGGCTGGATTGGCTGGCGACGTTTTCCCTGTCGTCCCTATACCTACCGTTGGTTCCCTTGCCGTGGTTGCTGCTGGCACTGGCGGGTTTCACGTTGTTGTGGCTGCCGCGCGGGATGCCGGGGCGTTGGCTGGGCATGGCGCTGATGCTGCCGCTGGCCTTGTTCCAGCCGGAAAAGCCGGAGCCGGGTGCATTCCGCCTCAGCGTGCTGGATGTGGGGCAAGGGTTGGCAAGCGTGGTGCAAACCGCCAACCATACCCTGGTGTTTGATACCGGCCCGCGGGTTTCTGACAGTTTTGATAGTGGCGAACTGGTTGTGTTGCCCTGGCTGTATGGGCAAGGTGTTAGGCAACTGGATACCTTGGTGGTTTCCCATGCTGACAATGATCACAGCGGTGGGGCAAAAGCCATCCTGGCGGCGATGCCAGTCGCCAAGGTGCTGGTGAATGCGGCGGATGTACTTACTGATCATCAAACGAATTTATGTTTATCCGGCCAGTCGTGGCATTGGGATGGGGTGGAATTCACCATGGTACACCCCAGCGGGAATTTCCCTGAGCAAAAAGAAAACAACCGTTCCTGCGTATTAAAAATAGCAAATCAGTATCATAGCGTATTATTGGCGGCGGATATTGAGCGCCCTGCAGAACAGTGGCTGGTGAAACAAGATGCGGATTTGCGCGCCGATGTGCTGTTGCTTCCCCATCATGGCAGCAAGACATCTTCCAGCCCTGCCTTCATCAAGACAGTGTCGCCACAGCTTGGCATTGTAACCAGCGGTTACCTGAACCGTTTCCATCACCCGCATCCCAGCGTTGTCCGGCGCTATGAGGCTTATGACGTTAAATTGCTGGATACCGTGGAAAGTGGAGAATTGCGGCTGGATTTTCCTGTCACCGATGCACCTTGGCGTTTGCGGGAATGGCGTAAGGCGCAGTTGCATGTCTGGAACCGTAGCTTGGAAAAGTAA
- a CDS encoding thiamine pyrophosphate-binding protein: MQIQVSELIVKFLQKLGVDTIFGMPGAHILPVYDELYDSGIKTVLVKHEQGAAFMAGGYARVSGRIGACITTAGPGASNLITGIANAYADKLPMIVITGEAPTHIFGRGGLQESSGEGGSIDQTALFSGVTRYHKLIERTDYITNVLSQAARQLVADVPGPVVLSIPVNVQKELVDASILENLPTLKPLPKLQIAPPVLEQCADMIRKARCPVILAGYGCLQSVRARLELRKFSEHLNIPVATSLKGKGAIDERSALSLGSLGVTSSGHAMHYFMQEADLIILLGAGFNERTSYVWKADLTQERKIIQVDRNVAQLEKVVKADLAIQSDLGDFLHALNTCCVPQGIEPKSCPDLAAFKQKVDQQAAQSGQVIFNQKFDLVKSLFARLEPHFAEGIVLVDDNIIYAQNFYRVKDGDLFVPNTGVSSLGHAIPAAIGARFVLDKPMFAILGDGGFQMCCMEIMTAVNYNIPLNIVLFNNQTLGLIRKNQHQQYEQRFLDCDFQNPDYALLAQSFGINHFHVGNNADLQRVFDTADFHHAINLIELMVDREAYPNYSSRR; encoded by the coding sequence ATGCAAATCCAAGTCAGTGAACTCATCGTCAAATTTCTGCAAAAGCTCGGCGTCGACACCATTTTTGGTATGCCCGGTGCGCACATCCTGCCGGTCTATGACGAACTGTACGATTCCGGCATCAAAACCGTGCTGGTCAAGCACGAGCAGGGCGCGGCCTTCATGGCGGGCGGCTATGCCCGCGTCAGCGGGCGCATCGGCGCGTGTATCACCACTGCTGGGCCGGGGGCAAGCAACCTGATTACCGGCATCGCCAACGCCTACGCCGACAAGCTGCCGATGATCGTGATTACCGGCGAAGCACCGACCCACATCTTCGGGCGCGGCGGCTTGCAGGAAAGCTCGGGGGAGGGCGGCAGCATCGACCAGACCGCGCTGTTTTCCGGTGTTACCCGCTACCACAAGCTGATCGAACGCACCGACTACATCACCAATGTGCTGAGTCAGGCAGCGCGCCAGCTGGTGGCGGATGTTCCGGGGCCGGTGGTGCTGAGCATTCCGGTCAATGTGCAGAAAGAACTGGTGGATGCATCGATCCTGGAAAACCTGCCGACCCTAAAGCCGTTGCCCAAGCTGCAAATTGCGCCGCCGGTGCTGGAACAGTGCGCTGACATGATCCGCAAGGCGCGTTGCCCGGTCATTCTGGCGGGGTATGGTTGCCTGCAATCCGTCCGCGCGCGTCTCGAATTGCGCAAGTTCAGTGAGCACCTGAACATTCCGGTCGCCACCAGCCTGAAAGGCAAGGGCGCAATCGACGAACGTTCCGCACTGTCGCTGGGCAGCCTGGGCGTCACCTCCAGCGGCCACGCCATGCACTATTTCATGCAGGAAGCCGACCTCATCATCCTGCTGGGCGCGGGTTTCAACGAGCGCACCAGCTATGTGTGGAAAGCCGACCTGACCCAGGAGCGCAAGATCATCCAGGTCGACCGCAACGTGGCGCAACTGGAAAAGGTGGTGAAGGCTGACCTTGCCATCCAGTCCGACCTCGGCGATTTCCTGCACGCCCTCAACACCTGTTGTGTACCGCAGGGGATCGAACCGAAGTCGTGCCCCGATCTGGCCGCTTTCAAGCAAAAGGTTGACCAGCAGGCAGCCCAAAGCGGGCAGGTCATTTTCAACCAGAAATTCGACTTGGTGAAAAGCCTGTTCGCGCGGCTGGAACCGCATTTTGCGGAAGGCATCGTGCTGGTCGATGACAACATCATCTACGCGCAGAACTTTTACCGGGTGAAGGATGGCGACCTGTTCGTGCCCAACACCGGTGTATCGTCGTTGGGGCACGCGATTCCGGCAGCCATCGGGGCGAGATTCGTGCTCGACAAGCCGATGTTTGCCATTCTTGGTGATGGTGGTTTCCAGATGTGTTGCATGGAAATCATGACCGCTGTTAACTACAACATCCCGTTGAATATCGTGTTGTTCAACAATCAAACGTTGGGGCTGATCCGCAAGAATCAGCATCAGCAGTATGAACAACGCTTCCTCGATTGTGATTTCCAGAATCCGGATTATGCCTTGCTGGCGCAGTCGTTCGGGATCAACCATTTCCATGTTGGAAATAATGCTGATCTCCAGCGGGTGTTTGATACGGCTGATTTCCATCACGCCATCAACCTGATCGAGCTGATGGTCGACCGCGAAGCTTACCCGAATTACTCCTCCCGTCGCTAA
- a CDS encoding HepT-like ribonuclease domain-containing protein, with product MSLNELRLIDYLEHIAEASCNIGEYLADMDYPAFLTHKMARDAVIRNFEIIGEAAKNIFQRFPEVTEQHSEIPWRALYGMRNALSHGYFKVDLERVWQTAERDLPALHAQISQLLAELQA from the coding sequence ATGAGTCTTAACGAACTGCGCCTGATTGATTACCTCGAACACATCGCCGAAGCGTCCTGCAATATCGGCGAATATCTCGCGGATATGGATTACCCCGCCTTCCTGACACATAAAATGGCGCGGGATGCCGTAATCCGCAATTTCGAGATCATTGGCGAAGCAGCTAAAAACATCTTTCAGCGTTTCCCCGAAGTGACCGAACAACATAGCGAAATTCCGTGGCGAGCTTTGTACGGTATGCGAAATGCTCTTAGTCATGGTTATTTCAAGGTTGATCTGGAACGGGTTTGGCAAACGGCAGAACGTGACCTTCCAGCTTTGCACGCCCAAATTTCACAATTGCTGGCAGAGCTACAAGCCTGA
- a CDS encoding DEAD/DEAH box helicase: protein MFELKNYQKETLQTLREFLEEARLMPVEEAFTRAQQRQNRPPLPYLHHAFGQVPYVCLRLPTGGGKTVLASYTVGVAKRAYLEQDFPIVLWLVPTNTIREQTLEALQKPGHPYRTALEDEFGVDRLLVLDIGDVTRIRKQDIGAKAIVVVGTLATLRVEDTSGRKVYAYHEDFEPHFAGVNPHDERLEKVTEADLKPNGLTAATLDKIKYSFANLLALKQPLVIMDEAHNARTKLTFDTLKRIHPACVVEFTATPDTSHDSASNVLHHVSASQLKAANMIKLPIMLSEHNEWEGAVRDAVLTRKQLAQEAVKSGDSIRPLVLFQAENKSGEVTHEVLKNFLTEQLGVEPQQIAVVTGSQRELDGINLFDPACPIEYIITVEALKEGWDCSFAYVFCSVKDVKSAKDAEQLLGRVLRMPYAQRRSNEALNRAYAHLVSPNFAKAAAMLTDKMVQGMGFDPLEIPQHLQHGSQYSLFDGNPEQPKPAVAEERSEFTLSNGETFAACGLIDESTEKLILQGFSGKQKTEVQQQVQQHNLRAKARLAPAERGEIFASLPLLCVREENQLHLLEPESFLYTRGVWSLLDFPLELPQFEIRESGRTFEVFLQGGHVSYKLAERDETPNLNLIELDINQTVLVRWLDREVRQADVSPTEMIRWLVQLVGHLTAERGFSLTALVRSKFLLARAIKDRIAFCRNKAAEQGFRHWLFEDASLLGVSETYRYAFKPGLYPARIPYYRGKYTFSKHYYPVIEDLSASGEEFSCAQALDQHPRVKHWVRNLVNRESASFRLPVAHGYFYPDFIAELRDGRTLVVEYKGAHLETADDAREKAAVGQIWAAKSHNLFLLALAQDPHGRDVYQQLDNLLN, encoded by the coding sequence ATGTTCGAGCTGAAAAACTACCAGAAAGAAACGCTGCAAACCCTGCGCGAGTTCCTCGAAGAAGCCCGCCTGATGCCGGTGGAAGAAGCGTTCACCCGCGCTCAGCAACGCCAGAACCGCCCGCCGCTGCCCTACCTGCACCACGCTTTCGGGCAGGTTCCGTATGTGTGTTTGCGCCTGCCCACCGGGGGCGGCAAAACCGTGCTGGCGTCCTACACCGTTGGCGTGGCGAAACGCGCCTATCTGGAGCAGGATTTCCCCATCGTATTGTGGCTGGTTCCCACCAACACGATCCGCGAACAAACGCTGGAAGCCTTGCAGAAACCCGGACACCCCTACCGCACCGCGCTGGAAGATGAATTCGGCGTCGACCGCCTGCTGGTGCTGGACATCGGCGACGTCACCCGCATCCGCAAGCAGGACATCGGCGCGAAAGCCATCGTGGTGGTTGGCACGCTTGCCACCCTGCGCGTCGAAGACACCAGCGGGCGCAAGGTCTACGCCTATCACGAGGATTTCGAGCCGCATTTTGCCGGTGTTAATCCGCACGACGAACGCCTGGAAAAAGTCACCGAAGCCGACCTCAAGCCCAACGGCCTGACCGCCGCCACGCTGGACAAGATCAAGTATTCCTTCGCCAACCTGCTGGCGCTCAAACAGCCGCTGGTGATCATGGACGAGGCGCATAATGCCCGCACCAAACTGACCTTCGACACGCTTAAACGCATTCACCCCGCCTGTGTGGTCGAATTCACTGCCACGCCGGATACCAGCCACGACTCTGCTTCCAACGTACTGCACCACGTTTCCGCCTCGCAATTGAAAGCCGCCAACATGATCAAGCTGCCGATCATGCTCAGCGAACACAACGAGTGGGAAGGCGCAGTGCGTGATGCCGTGTTGACCCGCAAACAACTGGCGCAGGAGGCGGTGAAATCCGGCGATTCCATCCGCCCGCTGGTGTTGTTTCAGGCCGAAAACAAAAGCGGCGAAGTCACCCATGAAGTGCTGAAAAACTTCCTGACCGAACAGCTAGGGGTGGAGCCGCAGCAAATCGCCGTCGTCACCGGCAGCCAGCGCGAACTCGATGGTATCAACCTGTTCGACCCTGCCTGCCCGATTGAATACATCATCACCGTGGAGGCATTGAAAGAGGGTTGGGATTGCTCCTTCGCCTACGTGTTCTGCTCAGTTAAGGACGTGAAGTCCGCCAAGGATGCCGAACAATTGCTGGGGCGCGTGTTGCGGATGCCGTATGCGCAACGCCGCAGCAACGAAGCGCTCAACCGCGCCTACGCGCATCTGGTTTCCCCCAATTTCGCCAAAGCTGCCGCCATGCTGACCGACAAGATGGTGCAGGGCATGGGGTTCGACCCGCTGGAAATTCCGCAACATTTGCAGCATGGCAGCCAATACAGTCTGTTTGATGGTAATCCTGAACAGCCTAAACCCGCAGTAGCGGAGGAACGCAGTGAATTCACCCTCAGCAACGGCGAAACCTTTGCTGCTTGTGGCCTGATCGATGAATCCACCGAAAAGCTGATCCTGCAAGGCTTCAGCGGCAAGCAAAAAACCGAAGTCCAGCAACAGGTGCAACAGCACAACCTGCGGGCGAAAGCGCGGCTTGCGCCTGCCGAACGAGGGGAAATCTTCGCTTCTTTGCCCCTGCTGTGCGTGCGCGAAGAAAACCAGCTTCACCTGCTGGAGCCGGAATCCTTCCTCTACACTAGGGGCGTCTGGTCACTGCTGGATTTCCCGCTGGAACTACCGCAGTTTGAGATTCGTGAATCCGGGCGCACGTTCGAGGTATTTCTGCAAGGCGGGCACGTCAGCTACAAGCTGGCTGAACGCGATGAAACGCCCAACCTCAACCTGATCGAACTCGACATCAACCAAACTGTGCTGGTGCGCTGGCTTGACCGCGAAGTACGGCAGGCGGATGTCAGCCCCACCGAGATGATCCGCTGGCTGGTGCAACTGGTCGGGCATCTGACGGCTGAGCGTGGCTTTTCCCTCACCGCGCTGGTGCGCAGCAAGTTCCTGCTGGCACGCGCCATCAAAGACCGTATCGCCTTCTGCCGTAACAAAGCGGCGGAGCAAGGTTTCCGGCACTGGCTGTTTGAGGATGCCAGCCTGTTGGGCGTGTCTGAAACGTACCGCTACGCATTCAAGCCCGGCCTGTATCCGGCGCGGATACCGTATTACCGGGGCAAATATACGTTCAGCAAACATTACTACCCGGTGATCGAAGACCTGAGCGCCAGCGGTGAGGAGTTTTCTTGCGCGCAAGCACTGGATCAGCACCCCAGGGTCAAACACTGGGTACGTAATCTGGTCAACCGGGAATCAGCATCATTCCGGCTGCCTGTGGCGCATGGCTATTTTTACCCTGATTTCATCGCCGAATTGCGGGATGGGCGCACTCTGGTAGTGGAATACAAAGGCGCACATCTGGAAACCGCTGATGATGCCCGTGAAAAAGCCGCAGTTGGGCAGATTTGGGCGGCCAAGAGTCACAACCTGTTCCTGCTGGCGCTGGCGCAAGACCCACACGGCAGGGATGTTTACCAGCAACTGGATAATCTGCTGAATTAA
- a CDS encoding PIN domain-containing protein → MSGAEFFLDTNTLIYTFDKTAPEKQVKAVQLLELALSGKGCISFQVIQEFLNLALRKFDPPMTEVQAKRYLQTTLEPLCRVFADVALYEQALTVRERWRFSFYDSLIVAAALEAGCSILYSEDLQHGQKIENLTVINPFMEGIQS, encoded by the coding sequence ATGAGCGGCGCTGAGTTTTTTCTGGATACCAACACGCTGATTTATACCTTCGACAAGACAGCCCCTGAAAAACAGGTGAAAGCGGTGCAGTTACTGGAGCTGGCTTTGTCAGGCAAGGGGTGTATCAGCTTTCAGGTGATTCAGGAGTTTCTGAATCTGGCATTGCGTAAGTTTGATCCACCGATGACCGAAGTGCAGGCGAAACGCTATTTGCAGACTACGTTGGAGCCTTTATGCAGGGTGTTTGCTGATGTGGCGTTGTATGAGCAGGCATTGACAGTACGGGAGCGCTGGCGTTTCAGTTTTTATGATTCGCTGATTGTGGCGGCGGCGCTGGAGGCGGGTTGCAGCATTTTGTACAGCGAAGATCTGCAACATGGTCAGAAGATTGAAAATCTGACGGTGATTAATCCGTTCATGGAAGGAATCCAGTCATGA
- a CDS encoding site-specific DNA-methyltransferase yields MPLLDWLNKPESLRTAARVPYRLLEGVPELGYGETPNHNLLIQGDNLEALKALLPLYAGRVKCIYIDPPYNTRSAFEHYDDNLEHSQWLSMMYPRLELLRELLAEDGSLWVSIDDNEGHYLKVMLDEIFGRRNFILDIAWQKRDGAPNDRTIASIHEHILVWGKSILQGKNNEKTAAEINFNLMPRTDKADSQYRVFDEPNGPDPNGPFRKIDTTANGKGGRMVDSLVYPIKNPYTGEEVWPRKGTCWRHKREEMERLQQEGRLYWGVKGTATTPMRKLYVSEAKQGMTTPSMWSGLALNQHASREIELLFGEKASFETPKPEGLIERILHIATNSGDWVLDSFLGSGTTAAVAHKMGRHYIGVEMGDHAVTHCQPRLQKVVDGEQGGISKAVNWQGGGGFTFCRLGATVFDAFGMIDKAICFPTLAAYLWYLETRTPWIAPQSLSPLLGIHDGTAYYLLYNGILGDRRPQGGNVLTQNVLDGLPKHEGKRVVYGETSRFGAGRLAAEGIVFKQIPYDVRVG; encoded by the coding sequence ATGCCCCTGCTTGACTGGCTGAACAAGCCCGAATCCCTCCGCACGGCTGCCCGCGTGCCGTACCGCCTACTCGAAGGAGTGCCTGAACTCGGCTATGGCGAGACGCCCAACCACAACCTGCTGATTCAGGGCGACAACCTGGAGGCGCTCAAAGCCTTGTTGCCCTTGTATGCGGGGCGGGTGAAATGCATCTACATCGACCCGCCGTACAACACGCGCTCCGCGTTTGAGCATTACGACGACAACCTCGAACACAGCCAATGGCTGTCGATGATGTACCCGCGCCTTGAACTCCTGCGCGAACTGCTCGCCGAAGACGGCAGCCTGTGGGTGTCCATCGACGACAACGAAGGCCACTACCTCAAAGTCATGCTCGACGAAATCTTTGGAAGGCGAAATTTCATTCTCGATATTGCGTGGCAAAAGCGTGATGGCGCACCCAATGACCGGACAATTGCCTCAATTCATGAGCATATTCTGGTTTGGGGTAAATCCATTTTGCAGGGTAAAAACAACGAAAAGACAGCGGCGGAAATTAACTTCAACCTGATGCCGAGAACAGACAAAGCGGATTCCCAGTATCGTGTGTTTGATGAACCCAATGGCCCAGACCCTAACGGCCCATTCCGCAAGATTGATACAACTGCCAATGGAAAGGGAGGGCGTATGGTCGATAGTTTGGTGTATCCGATTAAAAACCCTTACACAGGTGAAGAGGTTTGGCCGCGTAAAGGCACTTGCTGGCGACACAAGAGAGAAGAAATGGAGCGGTTGCAGCAAGAAGGGCGTTTGTACTGGGGAGTAAAAGGTACTGCGACTACCCCGATGAGGAAGTTGTATGTCTCTGAAGCAAAACAGGGCATGACGACACCCTCCATGTGGTCTGGTTTGGCTTTGAATCAACACGCTTCCAGAGAAATCGAGCTGCTATTCGGTGAAAAGGCTTCGTTTGAAACACCCAAACCGGAAGGCTTGATTGAGCGGATTTTGCATATTGCGACGAATTCGGGGGATTGGGTGCTGGATTCGTTTCTGGGGTCGGGGACGACCGCAGCGGTGGCGCACAAGATGGGGCGGCACTACATCGGCGTGGAAATGGGCGACCATGCCGTGACCCATTGCCAGCCGCGCCTGCAAAAAGTGGTGGACGGCGAACAGGGCGGCATTTCCAAAGCCGTCAACTGGCAGGGCGGCGGCGGCTTCACCTTCTGCCGCCTCGGCGCAACCGTCTTCGACGCATTTGGCATGATAGACAAAGCCATCTGCTTCCCCACGCTCGCGGCCTACCTCTGGTATCTGGAAACCCGCACCCCGTGGATCGCCCCGCAATCGCTTTCCCCGCTGCTCGGCATCCACGACGGCACGGCCTATTACCTGCTGTACAACGGCATCCTCGGCGACCGCCGCCCGCAAGGCGGCAACGTCCTCACCCAGAACGTGCTGGACGGATTACCGAAGCATGAAGGCAAGCGCGTTGTTTACGGCGAAACCAGCCGCTTCGGCGCCGGAAGGCTGGCGGCGGAAGGGATCGTATTCAAGCAGATACCGTATGATGTGCGGGTGGGGTGA
- a CDS encoding DMT family transporter: MTTTFLDRFSPYLLLVLTVLFWSGNFNLARAVHADIPPLALSFWRWATAGLILLPFAGQPMRQALPLLRAHWRLVGALALLGVAGFNSLVYEGLQTTTATNGVLIQTITPVLTVLLASALLREHSSLRQWLGVGLSLLGVLVIISHADVGILQRMDFTSGDLWMLAAALDWAFYTVLLRKLPEGLKGLPILGFTVLLGALAILPLYVHESLTFHIMPVTLVSMGSVLYVAVFPSLLSYLFWNHATQQLGAGRTGQFSYLLPVFGILLAVAFLGERLHLFHVAGMALVAVGLLLTNWQRK; the protein is encoded by the coding sequence ATGACCACTACTTTTCTTGACCGTTTTTCCCCCTACCTGTTGCTGGTGCTGACCGTGTTGTTCTGGTCGGGCAATTTCAATCTGGCGCGGGCGGTACATGCGGATATTCCGCCACTGGCGCTGTCATTTTGGCGCTGGGCGACGGCGGGGCTGATCCTGTTGCCGTTTGCGGGGCAACCGATGCGGCAGGCGTTGCCGTTGTTGCGGGCGCATTGGCGGCTGGTGGGGGCGTTGGCCTTGCTGGGCGTGGCCGGTTTCAACAGTCTGGTGTATGAGGGCTTGCAGACCACGACGGCGACCAATGGGGTACTGATCCAGACCATTACGCCGGTGTTGACCGTGTTGTTGGCGAGTGCATTGCTACGTGAGCACAGCAGTTTGCGGCAATGGCTGGGGGTGGGGTTGTCGTTGCTGGGGGTGTTGGTCATCATTTCCCATGCGGATGTGGGAATCCTGCAGCGGATGGATTTTACTTCCGGCGACCTGTGGATGCTGGCGGCGGCGCTGGATTGGGCGTTTTACACCGTGTTGTTGCGCAAGTTGCCGGAGGGGTTGAAAGGCTTGCCGATCCTCGGTTTTACCGTGCTGCTGGGTGCGTTGGCTATCCTGCCGTTGTATGTGCATGAAAGCCTGACTTTCCACATCATGCCGGTAACGTTGGTCAGCATGGGGAGCGTGCTGTATGTGGCGGTGTTCCCGTCGTTGCTGTCGTATCTGTTCTGGAACCATGCGACCCAGCAGCTGGGTGCGGGGCGTACCGGGCAGTTCAGCTACCTGTTGCCGGTGTTCGGAATTTTACTGGCAGTGGCGTTTCTGGGGGAACGCTTGCACCTGTTCCATGTGGCGGGGATGGCGCTGGTGGCCGTCGGGTTGCTGTTGACCAACTGGCAGCGCAAGTGA
- a CDS encoding nucleotidyltransferase family protein produces MTLLDTLKEHSGRIRAMVESHRACNPRVFGSVLHGEETDASDIDILVEPLPTMSLFDLGAIQYELSELLGKRVDVLTPEALPDKFRQQVMQEAAAL; encoded by the coding sequence ATGACGCTATTAGATACATTGAAAGAACACAGCGGACGTATCCGCGCAATGGTCGAATCTCACCGCGCTTGCAATCCGCGTGTGTTTGGTTCAGTACTGCATGGGGAAGAGACGGATGCCAGCGACATCGACATTCTGGTGGAGCCTTTGCCCACCATGTCATTGTTTGACCTTGGTGCAATCCAATACGAGCTTTCCGAATTGCTGGGCAAACGGGTGGATGTACTAACGCCAGAGGCGCTGCCTGACAAATTCCGCCAGCAGGTCATGCAGGAAGCTGCTGCCTTATGA